In the Clostridia bacterium genome, one interval contains:
- a CDS encoding flagellar hook protein FlgE, whose amino-acid sequence MPVFSIPLSGLTASSTALSAIANNLANLNTVGYKQTRATFRDLFYQRIGSNGAGDPIQIGAGAAVGSLSTVFTGGNVETSGISTDVAITGDGFFVVEKDGMLQYTRAGNFSESPEGFLVTEDGAQVLGYPSINGQISTGQGLGPIQLGKGQINPPQATSTLQMKTNLDANALAGTTFSTPLTVYDSLGASHVVTFKFTKTGADALGNSAWSYEASVPSLEMKPALDASGNPIPIDPKVPKAVVSGSVSFDGFGKLVPSIDISGLPIYDDVALNISGFANGANDLNTSWKVFDNKVGLLTQVAAPSDTASTYQDGFGAGSMLDFAIGADGVVLGAFTNGTKMLGQLALATFPNVQGLTRQGHNNFASTLASGQAAIGEPGTGGRGTLAGGALELSNVDIAREFAQLIMAQRGFQANARAITTFDEITQETINLKR is encoded by the coding sequence ATGCCGGTTTTCTCGATTCCGCTTTCTGGTCTAACCGCAAGTTCTACCGCTCTGTCTGCAATCGCAAACAACCTCGCCAACCTGAATACAGTTGGCTACAAGCAGACGCGCGCCACCTTTCGCGACCTCTTTTACCAGAGGATCGGCTCAAATGGCGCCGGCGACCCCATCCAGATCGGCGCGGGAGCCGCAGTGGGCTCACTTTCCACGGTGTTCACCGGAGGCAACGTTGAGACGAGCGGCATTTCGACCGATGTCGCCATCACCGGTGACGGGTTCTTCGTCGTCGAAAAAGATGGGATGTTGCAATACACGCGCGCCGGCAACTTTTCCGAAAGTCCGGAGGGCTTTCTCGTCACAGAGGACGGCGCGCAAGTGCTCGGGTATCCGTCTATCAACGGCCAAATCAGCACTGGGCAGGGACTCGGACCCATCCAACTCGGCAAAGGGCAGATCAATCCTCCGCAAGCAACATCCACGTTACAAATGAAGACAAACCTGGACGCGAACGCCCTCGCAGGCACGACGTTCAGCACACCACTTACCGTGTACGACTCCCTTGGCGCAAGCCACGTAGTCACGTTCAAGTTCACCAAAACGGGTGCGGACGCGCTAGGCAATTCCGCGTGGAGCTACGAAGCCTCGGTCCCTAGCCTGGAGATGAAGCCTGCGCTGGATGCGAGCGGCAACCCGATACCGATCGATCCCAAGGTGCCGAAGGCCGTCGTGAGTGGTTCCGTGAGTTTTGACGGCTTTGGCAAACTCGTTCCAAGCATAGATATCAGTGGCTTGCCAATCTACGACGATGTCGCACTGAACATCAGTGGCTTCGCGAATGGCGCCAACGATCTGAACACTTCCTGGAAGGTGTTCGACAACAAGGTGGGCCTGCTGACGCAAGTGGCCGCACCCAGTGACACGGCCTCGACCTACCAAGACGGCTTCGGTGCAGGCTCCATGCTCGATTTCGCAATCGGCGCGGATGGCGTGGTGCTCGGCGCCTTCACGAACGGCACAAAGATGCTTGGCCAGTTGGCGCTCGCGACATTTCCCAATGTGCAGGGGCTCACGCGCCAGGGGCACAACAACTTCGCCTCGACGCTTGCCTCGGGACAGGCAGCCATTGGAGAACCTGGAACCGGCGGACGCGGGACATTGGCAGGCGGTGCGCTGGAGCTGTCCAACGTTGATATCGCACGCGAGTTCGCGCAGTTGATCATGGCGCAGCGTGGCTTCCAGGCAAATGCGCGCGCAATCACCACCTTCGACGAAATCACGCAGGAGACCATCAACCTCAAACGTTAG
- a CDS encoding flagellar basal body-associated FliL family protein, whose product MPAKKSRGLGWAFVALLITAAVLAAMLLVVSRRQAHKRTVVAEPPVGAVLHLETFVVNVGESEQGGYLRVGIDLGLESAPGKSGEGKESQLPTAMIRDTTLGVLSVAKADELLTAEGKKKLKETLQQALNARAPELRVREVYFTEFMMQR is encoded by the coding sequence GTGCCCGCGAAGAAATCGCGCGGCTTGGGTTGGGCCTTTGTCGCGCTGCTGATTACTGCCGCAGTACTCGCGGCTATGCTGCTCGTCGTGAGCCGTCGTCAGGCGCACAAAAGGACTGTCGTCGCTGAACCGCCGGTTGGCGCCGTGCTGCACCTGGAGACATTCGTCGTGAACGTAGGCGAATCCGAACAGGGCGGGTATCTGCGAGTAGGAATTGATCTGGGACTGGAGAGCGCGCCTGGTAAATCGGGCGAAGGCAAAGAGTCGCAACTGCCGACCGCCATGATCCGCGATACAACATTGGGCGTCCTGAGTGTCGCAAAGGCGGACGAACTGTTGACCGCCGAAGGCAAAAAAAAGCTAAAGGAAACACTTCAGCAAGCGCTGAACGCGCGTGCGCCCGAACTTCGTGTCCGCGAAGTGTACTTCACCGAATTCATGATGCAGAGGTAA
- a CDS encoding FliM/FliN family flagellar motor C-terminal domain-containing protein, with protein MTKEQVRIVDEDWGTMLSLPCQLTLELRVPAFTVRSLLRLEKDTVIDTKWSQGTDIPLRANGQLIGWTEFEVVGERLALRLTELA; from the coding sequence TTGACTAAGGAGCAAGTACGAATTGTCGACGAAGACTGGGGGACCATGTTGTCGCTTCCCTGCCAGCTCACGTTGGAGCTGCGGGTGCCGGCGTTCACGGTGCGGAGTCTGCTCAGGCTCGAAAAAGACACTGTGATCGACACCAAGTGGAGCCAGGGCACGGACATTCCGCTTCGCGCAAATGGACAGTTAATCGGTTGGACGGAGTTCGAAGTGGTGGGCGAGCGTCTTGCGCTGCGACTGACGGAGTTGGCATGA
- a CDS encoding flagellar biosynthetic protein FliO, with product MSSRTRKNTRKKRKAITTLPRARTLARASWRQKLNKLLFWLSERMRQAQAARPARKLRVCETASLGDKRFVAVVQFENERFLLGGAAGSVTLIARLGASQAFVSALDACVVPKMPVQFATLQTQKPDTPERVAR from the coding sequence ATGAGTTCACGAACTCGCAAGAACACAAGGAAGAAACGTAAAGCGATCACTACGTTGCCACGCGCGCGCACACTCGCACGTGCCTCATGGCGGCAAAAGCTGAACAAGCTGCTGTTCTGGCTATCTGAGCGGATGCGGCAGGCGCAGGCCGCAAGACCAGCGCGGAAGCTGCGCGTCTGTGAGACGGCGTCGCTCGGCGACAAACGTTTTGTCGCCGTCGTTCAGTTTGAGAATGAACGATTTCTTCTCGGAGGCGCTGCGGGCTCTGTAACGCTCATTGCGCGACTCGGCGCAAGCCAGGCGTTCGTCTCCGCTCTCGATGCGTGTGTCGTTCCGAAAATGCCTGTCCAGTTCGCGACCTTGCAGACGCAGAAACCGGATACGCCGGAGCGCGTTGCAAGATGA
- the fliP gene encoding flagellar type III secretion system pore protein FliP (The bacterial flagellar biogenesis protein FliP forms a type III secretion system (T3SS)-type pore required for flagellar assembly.), with amino-acid sequence MKRLFTCVTVAVLLLSAPVTLAGPVPSALPAPATGLQWSGLGTSGSMPWGIVVLLTVLTLLPALLLCMTPFIRLLVIFHFLRQALGTQTTPSNQTLIGLSLVLTYFLMQPVAVAIQQQALTPFQQGRVTAFQAAELGSAPLKHFMLKYVREKDAALFVELAHEPRPRTPDDLSLRIVMPAYILSELKAGFQIGAVLFLPFLVVDLVVASITTSIGMLQLPPVVISTPLKLLLFVMVDGWNLLVGSVMRSFT; translated from the coding sequence ATGAAGCGGCTTTTCACATGCGTCACCGTGGCGGTGCTGCTCTTGAGCGCGCCCGTCACTCTGGCCGGACCGGTTCCGAGTGCCCTGCCGGCGCCCGCGACCGGATTGCAATGGAGCGGCCTCGGCACAAGCGGCTCGATGCCGTGGGGCATTGTCGTGCTGCTCACGGTTCTGACGCTTCTCCCCGCCTTGTTGCTGTGCATGACGCCGTTCATCCGGCTGCTTGTCATCTTCCATTTCTTGCGGCAGGCGCTTGGAACCCAGACGACTCCGAGTAACCAGACGCTGATCGGCCTATCACTGGTGTTGACGTACTTCCTTATGCAACCTGTCGCCGTGGCCATCCAACAGCAGGCGCTCACTCCTTTTCAGCAAGGTCGTGTAACGGCGTTCCAGGCGGCGGAGTTAGGCTCCGCGCCGTTGAAGCACTTCATGTTGAAGTACGTGCGCGAGAAGGATGCGGCGCTCTTCGTAGAGTTGGCGCATGAGCCTCGCCCACGTACGCCGGACGACCTGTCGTTGCGAATCGTGATGCCCGCTTACATCCTCTCTGAACTCAAGGCCGGTTTCCAGATCGGCGCCGTGCTCTTTCTCCCATTCCTCGTCGTCGATCTTGTGGTGGCTTCCATCACGACTTCGATAGGAATGCTGCAACTTCCTCCCGTCGTGATTTCTACGCCTCTAAAGCTGCTGCTGTTCGTAATGGTGGACGGCTGGAACCTGCTGGTGGGTTCTGTCATGCGGAGCTTCACCTGA
- a CDS encoding flagellar biosynthetic protein FliQ, which produces MPMETVVELGRTTLKAALLICAPVLAIATIVSLLINIVQVLTSVQETTVATVPRLLAAALAIFLLLPWMLRRLAMFTTDVFGDFHRYLG; this is translated from the coding sequence ATGCCCATGGAAACAGTGGTCGAGCTCGGAAGGACAACCTTGAAGGCGGCGTTGCTGATCTGCGCTCCGGTCCTGGCGATTGCGACCATCGTCAGCCTGCTGATCAACATTGTGCAGGTATTGACTTCCGTGCAGGAGACGACGGTTGCGACCGTGCCACGACTGCTGGCGGCTGCGCTCGCAATTTTTTTATTGCTCCCGTGGATGCTGCGGCGACTCGCGATGTTCACCACAGACGTATTCGGCGATTTTCATCGCTACCTGGGCTGA
- the fliR gene encoding flagellar biosynthetic protein FliR, giving the protein MMLDIDKAIAGLVFVGVRVSGLLLFAPFLGSMTVPARVKASLAVAITALLWPAQMANVGSLTALDATKLIGSEFVIGLLMGLSVALIFDAVQLSGQVLGLQMGYSLVNIMDPQTQVDTPVLALFHQTIAMLIFLRLDVHHWMLRGVARSFGYMPAGNVMTNGAVADAALRAAGGIWLAGVQIAAPALAATMLADVALAFLGKASPQLPVLFIGLSVKNVLGLVMLISAISLWPGLMERYFSSAVETGERLLQLAH; this is encoded by the coding sequence ATGATGCTGGATATCGACAAGGCAATCGCAGGCTTGGTGTTCGTTGGCGTTCGCGTCTCCGGCTTGCTGCTGTTCGCGCCTTTTCTGGGCAGCATGACGGTTCCGGCGCGCGTCAAGGCCAGCCTTGCGGTTGCGATCACCGCCTTGCTGTGGCCCGCGCAGATGGCGAATGTTGGGTCGCTCACGGCACTAGATGCAACGAAGCTGATTGGCAGTGAATTCGTCATTGGCTTGCTGATGGGTTTGTCGGTGGCCTTGATTTTCGACGCAGTTCAATTGTCGGGACAGGTATTGGGTCTACAGATGGGCTACTCGCTGGTCAACATCATGGATCCGCAGACACAGGTGGATACGCCTGTGCTGGCGCTCTTCCACCAGACGATCGCAATGCTCATCTTTCTTCGGCTCGACGTTCACCACTGGATGTTGCGCGGCGTGGCACGCAGTTTCGGATACATGCCGGCGGGCAACGTGATGACGAACGGCGCGGTAGCCGACGCTGCGCTACGTGCTGCCGGCGGCATTTGGCTCGCAGGTGTGCAGATTGCCGCACCAGCACTGGCGGCGACGATGTTGGCGGATGTTGCGCTGGCATTTCTCGGCAAAGCATCGCCGCAATTGCCGGTGCTATTCATCGGTCTTTCCGTGAAGAACGTGCTTGGACTTGTGATGTTGATTTCCGCCATCAGCCTGTGGCCTGGACTGATGGAGCGCTACTTCAGCTCGGCTGTGGAAACGGGCGAACGACTGCTGCAACTTGCGCATTGA
- a CDS encoding EscU/YscU/HrcU family type III secretion system export apparatus switch protein, translating into MGSDNKTEQPTPRRRDKAREQGQIARSRELPGALSVFGALMVLAWQGPSMLMLWRDFFTASLRAAEGDLRIESPLLLWSVVAVGRWVLPAVAAAWTLAVASSLAQGGLVWAPAALAFKPERLSPASKLGQLFSTQAVSGVLKSLLPAGAVLYLSLQVLEREWVRLVMSANLRATAVLPIVLECAFEIGWKCGLALLAWAGADYLLVRQKLEGELKMSREEVREEMKQSEGNPAVKGRIRRLQRQVQRRRMLQDVERATVVVVNPTHFAIALEYQPDMAAPTVIAKGRNLLAEQIKQTARWHNVPIVENPPLAHALYRATQVGQAIPAKLYAAVAEILAFVYRAEAAARARGRR; encoded by the coding sequence GTGGGCTCCGATAACAAGACCGAGCAACCGACACCACGGCGAAGAGACAAGGCACGTGAGCAAGGCCAGATTGCGCGAAGCCGCGAGCTGCCGGGAGCGCTCTCGGTGTTTGGCGCGCTCATGGTGCTGGCGTGGCAAGGCCCTTCCATGCTGATGCTGTGGCGCGATTTCTTCACGGCCAGCCTGCGTGCGGCCGAGGGCGACTTGCGAATTGAGAGTCCTCTTCTGCTCTGGAGCGTCGTTGCCGTTGGGCGATGGGTATTGCCGGCCGTTGCCGCTGCGTGGACTTTGGCAGTCGCGTCTTCGCTGGCGCAAGGCGGCTTAGTCTGGGCACCGGCTGCGCTCGCTTTCAAGCCTGAACGTCTGAGTCCGGCGAGCAAACTTGGGCAACTGTTCTCGACCCAGGCAGTAAGCGGCGTTTTGAAATCGCTGCTGCCCGCCGGTGCAGTTCTCTACCTTTCGTTGCAGGTATTGGAGCGCGAGTGGGTTCGGCTTGTGATGAGTGCAAACCTCCGAGCCACGGCCGTGCTGCCCATTGTTCTCGAATGCGCCTTTGAAATCGGGTGGAAGTGCGGGCTGGCCCTGCTGGCCTGGGCGGGTGCGGACTACCTGCTGGTGCGACAGAAGTTGGAAGGTGAATTGAAGATGAGTCGCGAGGAAGTTCGCGAAGAGATGAAGCAGAGCGAAGGGAATCCTGCGGTCAAAGGACGCATACGGAGATTGCAGCGACAGGTGCAGCGTCGTCGCATGTTGCAGGACGTGGAGCGCGCGACCGTCGTGGTGGTGAACCCGACGCACTTCGCCATCGCGCTCGAGTATCAGCCAGACATGGCGGCGCCGACTGTCATCGCCAAGGGCCGTAACCTGCTTGCAGAGCAGATCAAGCAGACGGCGCGCTGGCACAACGTACCGATTGTGGAGAACCCTCCACTTGCCCATGCGCTCTATCGCGCCACGCAGGTCGGTCAGGCAATCCCCGCGAAACTCTACGCCGCAGTCGCTGAGATTCTAGCGTTCGTCTACCGCGCAGAGGCGGCCGCTCGCGCCCGGGGGCGACGCTGA
- the flhA gene encoding flagellar biosynthesis protein FlhA produces MAANPSTLAALRNSAADWVLPAAAVSIVFVMLVPLPAVVLDLLLAVSITASVLVLLAAVHILRPVQFSVFPSLLLLLTLFRLSLNLASSRRILLHGNEGASAAGDVIEAFGQFVVGGNYVVGFVLFLALIAIQYMVVSHGAVRTAEVTARFTLDALPGKQMAIDADLNAGLIDEVQARVRRADIAHEAEFYGAMDGAARFNQRDSLATILITAINIIAGFLIGVFQLDIPFREALKTYTVLTVGDGLVTMIPSLLVSVGGGIVVTRASSRNSLGSDIGQQLFGKSGPLWIAAVAMVALALVPGLPKISFLSMAALLAYGARRASKKVDTYSEGATTDPGKPGKPGDPAAQSQEAFESVITLDELSLEVGYGLVPLVDQKQGGQLLQRVRALRRHLATQLGFIVPAVHITDNLRLKAREYVIYLRGVEVARWEMREECLLAISSDVTPPNLQGFETREPAFGVAAKWIAPALHDQALAAGYAVVDQTSVMATHLAEVIKQHAHELLTRHETKRLLDRMGESHPKLLDELVPKLMTLGEVQKVLQQLLREQVSVRDLATILESMIDTASVSKHPVVLVETARQALGRALVRPLLSEDGGLRVVTLDALIEEELSRAFNLQATTVPATALQPSIVRRVLDSLKALVGEQVTVATPVLLCSTPARFHLRRLLEPFLPKVVVLSPGEIPPAIQVQSIGMVR; encoded by the coding sequence ATGGCAGCTAACCCCAGCACGCTTGCGGCGCTGCGAAACTCAGCTGCCGATTGGGTTCTTCCGGCAGCGGCGGTCAGCATCGTCTTCGTCATGCTGGTGCCATTGCCTGCCGTTGTGCTCGATCTTTTGTTGGCAGTCAGCATCACGGCATCGGTCCTGGTATTGCTCGCAGCGGTGCACATCCTGCGTCCCGTGCAGTTTTCGGTGTTTCCGAGTCTGCTGTTGCTACTGACGCTCTTCAGGCTGTCTCTGAACTTGGCCAGCAGCCGGCGAATCCTTCTACACGGCAATGAGGGCGCGAGCGCTGCGGGAGACGTGATTGAGGCTTTCGGCCAATTCGTTGTCGGCGGCAATTACGTCGTCGGATTCGTTCTCTTCCTGGCGTTGATTGCGATCCAATACATGGTAGTGAGCCACGGCGCAGTGCGTACTGCCGAAGTGACGGCGCGCTTCACGCTCGATGCGCTGCCCGGCAAACAGATGGCGATTGATGCAGACCTGAATGCCGGGTTAATCGACGAAGTGCAGGCGCGTGTAAGGCGCGCTGACATTGCGCACGAAGCCGAGTTCTATGGCGCGATGGACGGTGCCGCGCGATTCAATCAGCGCGACTCGCTGGCCACTATCCTCATCACCGCGATCAACATCATCGCCGGATTCCTCATCGGCGTCTTCCAGTTGGACATCCCGTTCCGCGAGGCGCTGAAGACCTACACCGTGCTGACGGTGGGAGATGGGCTTGTAACCATGATCCCGTCGCTATTGGTCTCCGTCGGCGGCGGAATCGTAGTTACACGCGCGTCGTCGCGCAACAGCCTCGGCTCAGACATTGGTCAACAACTGTTCGGAAAGAGCGGACCTTTGTGGATCGCGGCCGTGGCGATGGTCGCGTTGGCTCTCGTACCCGGGCTGCCGAAGATTTCATTTCTTTCTATGGCCGCGTTGCTCGCCTACGGCGCACGGCGCGCAAGCAAGAAGGTTGACACGTATTCCGAAGGGGCAACGACGGATCCCGGCAAACCGGGCAAGCCGGGAGACCCGGCCGCGCAATCGCAGGAAGCTTTTGAATCGGTCATCACGCTGGACGAACTGAGTCTCGAAGTTGGTTACGGTCTGGTTCCACTTGTGGATCAAAAGCAGGGAGGACAGTTGCTCCAGCGCGTACGTGCGCTGCGCCGGCACCTCGCCACACAACTGGGGTTCATTGTTCCCGCCGTACACATTACCGACAACCTTCGATTGAAGGCGCGTGAGTACGTGATCTACCTCCGAGGGGTCGAAGTGGCTCGCTGGGAGATGCGCGAAGAGTGCTTGCTGGCGATAAGTTCCGACGTGACTCCTCCGAACCTGCAGGGCTTTGAAACGCGGGAGCCTGCCTTCGGTGTGGCCGCGAAGTGGATTGCGCCTGCACTGCACGACCAGGCATTGGCCGCAGGCTACGCCGTCGTCGACCAGACTTCCGTAATGGCGACGCATCTCGCCGAGGTCATCAAGCAACACGCGCACGAACTGCTGACGAGGCACGAGACGAAGCGGCTGCTTGATCGGATGGGCGAAAGCCATCCCAAGCTACTTGACGAATTAGTGCCGAAGCTCATGACCCTTGGAGAAGTACAAAAGGTACTTCAACAATTGCTCCGCGAGCAGGTCTCCGTTCGCGATCTCGCGACGATTTTGGAATCGATGATTGATACCGCCTCTGTCAGCAAGCATCCGGTGGTGCTGGTTGAAACGGCGCGACAGGCCTTGGGGCGAGCCCTGGTGCGCCCACTTCTTTCAGAGGACGGCGGGCTCAGGGTCGTGACATTAGATGCACTCATCGAGGAAGAACTGAGTCGCGCCTTCAACCTGCAAGCGACAACAGTTCCTGCGACTGCATTGCAGCCATCCATCGTACGCCGCGTGCTGGACTCGTTGAAGGCTCTGGTTGGCGAGCAGGTCACAGTTGCAACGCCAGTATTGCTGTGCAGCACTCCCGCGCGCTTTCACCTGCGGCGACTGCTGGAACCGTTCTTGCCGAAAGTCGTCGTGCTGTCGCCAGGCGAGATTCCTCCGGCTATACAGGTTCAATCGATCGGGATGGTGCGTTAA
- a CDS encoding FliA/WhiG family RNA polymerase sigma factor: MNSVHVAYEEVLDREERDRLLMEQLPQVRYIARRIHDRLPQHVLLEDLVHAGVLGLMDALQKYDHRKNVQFKSYAKFRIRGAILDSLRELDWSPRDLRRKARRLEQANSKLGTELGRSASEMELAAELGMDLDEFQHMLTELGGLDLGSLQIESSQDGHEEDLCEYLPGNPEESPYFLCLRSEMKALLATSISEMSEKEQQVLSLYYYEELTMKEVGAVLGVGESRVSQIHSLAMIRLRSRLQEMPGTRTTPAALTKGMQSIMGGSWKRS; the protein is encoded by the coding sequence ATGAACTCAGTCCACGTTGCATACGAAGAAGTGCTCGACAGAGAGGAGCGCGACCGTCTGCTGATGGAGCAGTTGCCGCAGGTACGCTACATCGCTCGGCGAATCCATGACCGACTGCCGCAGCACGTTCTGCTGGAAGACCTGGTCCATGCCGGTGTGCTGGGGCTTATGGATGCGCTGCAGAAGTACGACCATCGCAAAAACGTGCAATTCAAGTCTTATGCCAAATTCCGCATACGAGGCGCGATTCTAGACAGCCTTCGTGAGTTGGACTGGAGCCCTCGCGATTTGCGCCGCAAGGCGCGCAGGCTGGAACAGGCCAATAGCAAGCTCGGAACGGAACTCGGGCGCTCCGCAAGCGAGATGGAATTGGCGGCGGAACTCGGCATGGACCTCGATGAATTCCAGCACATGTTAACCGAGTTGGGAGGATTGGACCTCGGCAGCCTGCAGATCGAGTCGTCGCAAGATGGCCACGAAGAGGATCTCTGCGAATATCTGCCGGGTAATCCAGAGGAGAGTCCGTACTTTCTCTGCCTGCGCTCAGAGATGAAGGCGCTGCTCGCGACGTCGATTAGCGAGATGTCGGAGAAAGAGCAACAGGTGCTCTCGCTCTACTACTACGAAGAACTCACGATGAAGGAAGTTGGGGCGGTCCTTGGCGTGGGTGAATCTCGTGTGTCACAAATCCACTCACTTGCGATGATTCGCCTGCGCTCGCGCCTACAGGAAATGCCCGGAACGCGTACCACTCCTGCGGCCCTGACCAAGGGAATGCAGTCGATCATGGGGGGCTCATGGAAAAGATCCTGA
- a CDS encoding FliM/FliN family flagellar motor switch protein, with amino-acid sequence MEKILNQEEIDAMFRAARGDARTPVVHPADVVACNFRQAGQVGKDQLRAISMLHEIFARNLTHSLGAYLRVVFEVTLVSVEQLTYREFLSCVAEIAYLASYRLPSLNATAALQLDLSLAFPIIDLLLGGQGKPEAVLREVTEIEEQIMEGVVKIICRELQTAWQPLGLDFVFDQRQQATQMQRLMPPDEMTLSLSFEIKMPQARGSLNLVFPAVVSTALRKLSRDWAYQKPKGTAEAAQQLRRTMLGCPFPVQLGMAQIPVKLRDVLSLRPGQVLPLKQRADEPALLIVSGCNTFTANVVRNGLWRAAQIRERIHSAAEHRKEV; translated from the coding sequence ATGGAAAAGATCCTGAACCAGGAAGAAATCGACGCGATGTTCCGTGCCGCCCGTGGCGATGCTAGAACACCAGTGGTACACCCGGCGGACGTGGTAGCTTGCAACTTTCGTCAAGCAGGACAGGTCGGCAAAGACCAGTTGCGGGCAATCAGCATGTTGCACGAGATTTTTGCACGGAACCTCACGCATTCGCTGGGCGCGTATTTACGCGTTGTGTTCGAGGTCACTCTAGTTTCAGTAGAACAACTGACATATCGCGAATTCCTGTCGTGCGTTGCGGAGATTGCGTACCTGGCGTCGTACCGATTGCCTTCTCTCAATGCCACGGCAGCTTTGCAACTCGACCTCTCGCTCGCCTTCCCCATCATCGACCTTCTGCTCGGGGGCCAGGGAAAGCCCGAAGCGGTGCTGCGCGAGGTGACTGAGATCGAAGAACAGATCATGGAAGGTGTCGTGAAGATCATTTGTCGCGAGTTGCAAACGGCGTGGCAGCCGCTGGGTCTGGACTTCGTCTTCGATCAGCGACAGCAAGCTACGCAGATGCAGCGCCTCATGCCGCCGGACGAGATGACCCTTTCGCTCAGCTTTGAGATCAAGATGCCGCAGGCGCGCGGCAGCTTGAATCTTGTCTTCCCCGCCGTAGTTTCGACTGCATTGCGCAAGTTGTCGCGCGACTGGGCATACCAGAAACCGAAGGGAACCGCCGAAGCAGCTCAGCAGCTACGTCGAACCATGCTTGGCTGCCCGTTCCCTGTACAACTCGGAATGGCGCAGATCCCCGTGAAACTCCGTGATGTGCTTTCGTTGAGGCCGGGGCAGGTGCTTCCTCTGAAACAGCGCGCCGATGAGCCTGCGCTGCTGATCGTAAGCGGCTGCAACACGTTCACTGCGAACGTCGTACGCAACGGACTGTGGCGCGCTGCGCAGATTCGCGAACGAATTCATAGCGCTGCTGAGCACAGGAAGGAAGTTTGA
- the fliN gene encoding flagellar motor switch protein FliN codes for MPSENRLELNDFVQAWCEQMALALSQASGKTWNAAMTDDGANASDAVHLCFSVSKSLRGEMAIRLATADAVQMARQFTGAAYSGEVVLGGDDRDAFIELLRQVSGLVASVIKPRAGEVEFSGGNLLAIAWHPVSTVTIAVECGAEKLLIHLLLSAELAESLNPAPTPAMNTATLRQLARDGNLDLLMDVELGMTLRFGERRMLLREILDLSSGAVIELDRQVHETVDLLLDNRVVARGEVVIVDGNYGLRITEVASAAQRIETMQ; via the coding sequence ATGCCGTCCGAGAATCGATTGGAGCTCAACGACTTTGTCCAAGCCTGGTGCGAGCAGATGGCGCTGGCTCTCTCCCAAGCCTCCGGTAAAACCTGGAATGCCGCTATGACCGACGATGGCGCGAACGCCAGCGACGCGGTTCACCTCTGCTTCTCGGTGTCGAAAAGCCTGCGCGGTGAAATGGCGATTCGACTCGCAACCGCCGATGCGGTCCAAATGGCGCGCCAGTTTACTGGTGCCGCGTATAGCGGCGAAGTTGTTCTGGGCGGCGATGATCGCGACGCATTCATTGAGCTACTTCGACAGGTTTCAGGGCTGGTTGCGTCGGTAATCAAGCCTCGCGCTGGCGAGGTGGAATTCAGCGGCGGGAACCTGCTCGCTATTGCCTGGCACCCGGTCTCGACGGTAACGATCGCGGTGGAATGCGGCGCCGAAAAGTTGCTGATCCATCTGCTACTGAGCGCGGAGCTGGCTGAATCTCTAAATCCGGCTCCAACGCCAGCAATGAACACCGCCACCCTGCGACAACTTGCGCGCGACGGTAATCTCGACCTGCTCATGGACGTGGAACTCGGGATGACGCTTCGTTTCGGCGAGCGTCGCATGTTGCTTCGCGAAATCCTCGATCTCAGCTCCGGAGCGGTAATCGAACTGGACCGGCAGGTTCACGAAACCGTCGATCTGCTGCTGGACAACAGAGTCGTCGCGCGCGGCGAAGTCGTCATTGTGGACGGCAACTACGGGTTGCGAATCACGGAAGTCGCCTCAGCCGCGCAGCGAATCGAAACGATGCAATAG